Proteins encoded in a region of the Pieris brassicae chromosome 3, ilPieBrab1.1, whole genome shotgun sequence genome:
- the LOC123707260 gene encoding uncharacterized protein LOC123707260 isoform X2 → MELMSPLLLYAFLTLVPQARGKNKMGYSYYDTANDTITKTRAVFTDPSCKSCANCMERVVRAHKVHRLSKIRDDDIYQLLTKKDNKIKEKRSVHFETKGEKKSKKSKAKKSVSVIKYNENGEIYALKVKETNNQLISEPNVTRAISTTCQVYSIQKSLPCESPEADLILTASKRKTNKKNKKVQGKRETNVPTEEAVIASVFRKRHVDNSELQEHYMTSLEEMY, encoded by the exons ATGGAACTAATGAGTCCGCTACTGTTGTATGCATTTCTAACACTAGTGCCGCAAGCGCGAG gaaaaaataaaatgggaTATTCATATTATGATACAGCCAATGATACGATAACAAAAACGCGG GCTGTGTTCACGGATCCATCTTGCAAAAGCTGCGCTAATTGTATGGAACGAGTTGTAAGAGCTCACAAAGTGCATCGCCTATCAAAAATTAGGGACGATGACATTTACCAGCTTTTGACAAAGaaagataacaaaataaaagagaAAAGAAGCGTTCATTTCGAAACAAAAGGCGAGAAGAAATCGAAGAAATCTAAAGCGAAAAAGTCAGtatcagtaataaaatataacgagAATGGTGAAATATACGCGCTGAAAGTGAAAGAAACGAACAATCAATTAATATCAGAACCGAACGTAACACGAGCTATTTCTACGACGTGCCAAGtttacagcatacaaaaatctttACCCTGCGAATCGCCCGAAGCTGATTTAATTCTGACGGCTtcgaaaagaaaaacaaacaagaaaaataaaaaggtacAAGGAAAAAGGGAAACGAATGTGCCCACTGAAGAAGCGGTGATTGCGTCGGTGTTTAGAAAGAGGCACGTCGATAACTCGGAACTACAGGAGCATTATATGACTTCGCTCGAAGAGAtgtattga
- the LOC123707260 gene encoding uncharacterized protein LOC123707260 isoform X1 codes for MELMSPLLLYAFLTLVPQARGKNKMGYSYYDTANDTITKTRVNVGKNIILNVNIEANNNKASDLQAVFTDPSCKSCANCMERVVRAHKVHRLSKIRDDDIYQLLTKKDNKIKEKRSVHFETKGEKKSKKSKAKKSVSVIKYNENGEIYALKVKETNNQLISEPNVTRAISTTCQVYSIQKSLPCESPEADLILTASKRKTNKKNKKVQGKRETNVPTEEAVIASVFRKRHVDNSELQEHYMTSLEEMY; via the exons ATGGAACTAATGAGTCCGCTACTGTTGTATGCATTTCTAACACTAGTGCCGCAAGCGCGAG gaaaaaataaaatgggaTATTCATATTATGATACAGCCAATGATACGATAACAAAAACGCGGGTAAAtgttggaaaaaatataatcttaaatgttaatattgaagctaataataataaagcgaGTGATTTGCAGGCTGTGTTCACGGATCCATCTTGCAAAAGCTGCGCTAATTGTATGGAACGAGTTGTAAGAGCTCACAAAGTGCATCGCCTATCAAAAATTAGGGACGATGACATTTACCAGCTTTTGACAAAGaaagataacaaaataaaagagaAAAGAAGCGTTCATTTCGAAACAAAAGGCGAGAAGAAATCGAAGAAATCTAAAGCGAAAAAGTCAGtatcagtaataaaatataacgagAATGGTGAAATATACGCGCTGAAAGTGAAAGAAACGAACAATCAATTAATATCAGAACCGAACGTAACACGAGCTATTTCTACGACGTGCCAAGtttacagcatacaaaaatctttACCCTGCGAATCGCCCGAAGCTGATTTAATTCTGACGGCTtcgaaaagaaaaacaaacaagaaaaataaaaaggtacAAGGAAAAAGGGAAACGAATGTGCCCACTGAAGAAGCGGTGATTGCGTCGGTGTTTAGAAAGAGGCACGTCGATAACTCGGAACTACAGGAGCATTATATGACTTCGCTCGAAGAGAtgtattga